From Paenibacillus sp. GP183, one genomic window encodes:
- a CDS encoding S41 family peptidase has protein sequence MQFKGRTVLAFIIMAMFASSILTLTITDSTSWGFVSKSAGSASKAPAASSGLTDKDMSKLATTYQLIESKFLSTVDHDKLVNGAINGMLNTLDDPFTVYMDQKEAKQFDESISSSFQGIGAEVSVEEGKVVIVTPIKGSPAEKAGIQSHDVILSVNGEKLDGLTLNQAVAKIRGPKGTQAKLELLRQGSGDAIQVIVVRDDIDVETVFSEMLPDQIGKIEIRQFSSNTAKRFEEELKNLESKGMKGLVIDVRNDPGGLLNVVIDIVNPFVKSGKAIVQVENRQGKREPTPSTGKGKNYPVTVLVNKGSASASEILAGAFQEAVGSKLVGETTYGKGTVQVTFEKEMGDGSNIKMTVYKWLTPNGNWIHKKGITPDIPVQQPAYFKAAPLTKKTTLKADTNSDDVKNMQLMLAGVGFEPDRTDGYFSEKTVLAVKAFQRINNLPMTGEVDTDTANKLEKAILTQIRDPKNDLQLKKAIQVISDQIKK, from the coding sequence GTGCAATTTAAAGGACGTACCGTATTGGCATTTATCATTATGGCGATGTTTGCCAGCAGTATTTTAACACTGACCATCACGGATTCAACCTCTTGGGGATTTGTGAGCAAGTCTGCGGGAAGCGCCTCGAAAGCTCCTGCTGCTTCATCGGGTTTAACCGACAAGGATATGAGTAAGCTTGCGACGACTTACCAGCTGATCGAAAGCAAGTTTCTGAGCACGGTCGATCACGACAAGCTGGTTAACGGTGCGATTAACGGCATGCTGAATACACTCGACGATCCTTTTACCGTGTATATGGATCAGAAGGAAGCCAAGCAGTTTGACGAAAGCATCAGCTCTTCCTTTCAGGGAATTGGCGCGGAGGTTTCTGTAGAAGAAGGCAAGGTTGTCATCGTGACCCCGATTAAAGGCTCTCCCGCCGAGAAGGCAGGGATTCAGTCTCACGATGTGATCCTGTCGGTCAACGGTGAGAAGCTGGATGGGCTGACACTCAATCAAGCGGTCGCCAAAATTCGCGGACCCAAGGGAACGCAGGCCAAGCTGGAGCTGCTCCGGCAGGGTAGCGGAGATGCCATTCAGGTCATCGTCGTCCGCGACGATATTGATGTCGAAACCGTATTCAGTGAAATGCTGCCGGACCAAATAGGTAAAATCGAGATTCGACAATTTTCCTCCAATACGGCTAAGCGCTTTGAGGAAGAGCTGAAGAACCTGGAGTCCAAAGGGATGAAAGGTTTAGTCATCGATGTGCGCAACGATCCCGGAGGCTTATTGAATGTGGTCATTGACATCGTAAATCCTTTTGTGAAAAGCGGGAAGGCCATCGTGCAGGTGGAAAATCGGCAAGGCAAGCGCGAGCCTACGCCATCGACAGGCAAAGGCAAAAATTATCCGGTCACCGTGCTTGTCAATAAAGGCAGCGCAAGCGCCTCCGAGATTCTTGCCGGAGCTTTTCAGGAAGCGGTGGGCAGTAAGCTTGTAGGGGAAACCACCTACGGGAAGGGAACCGTGCAGGTAACCTTTGAGAAGGAAATGGGTGACGGCAGCAATATCAAGATGACCGTCTACAAATGGCTGACGCCTAACGGCAACTGGATCCATAAGAAGGGAATCACTCCGGATATTCCGGTGCAGCAGCCGGCTTATTTTAAAGCCGCACCGTTAACCAAGAAAACCACGCTAAAAGCGGATACCAACAGCGACGATGTCAAGAATATGCAATTGATGCTGGCTGGCGTCGGCTTCGAGCCTGATCGAACGGATGGCTATTTCAGTGAGAAGACTGTTCTCGCGGTAAAAGCGTTCCAACGCATCAATAACTTGCCGATGACGGGAGAAGTGGATACAGATACAGCCAATAAGCTGGAAAAAGCGATTTTGACGCAAATCCGGGATCCCAAAAACGATTTGCAGTTGAAGAAAGCGATTCAAGTCATCAGCGATCAGATCAAGAAATAA
- a CDS encoding PDZ domain-containing protein: MDLFFQLLNNLGHAGLQLLINPFYYIAILYIVLQYRKQIQFERKLFHTRLHSLLNETWRTLLWGLVGGLAISFVMLFLGITLAREVIDLIWLVTLVMILARVRFLCLAYSAGVIGIAHVIADRIPYTSNLPGLSWLLKQIANADIPSLLMIVAILHLLEGILIGWQGARMATPLFLEGKRGKIIGGFQLQNFWPVPMFVLVPLQGASTGAIPWGTLLGADFTSGWSLLAFPAMIGFMELTTSKLPDDQARSSSRRLILYGVLMLVLAAAAHYWSPLILVAALLSIALHEALIWYSRWYESKQKPLYVHSLRGLTVLSVIPGSPAAEIGIHTGEILHKVNGLKIKNRADLHAAMQLNAAFCKLEVVNLQGEIKFLQRALYSGEHHQLGIILAPDQEAMYVMEGKPVHLLTYLRNKLGGFRSNESGKPM, encoded by the coding sequence ATGGATCTATTCTTTCAACTGTTAAATAATCTTGGACATGCAGGGTTGCAGCTGTTAATTAACCCTTTTTATTATATTGCTATTTTGTATATTGTCTTGCAATATCGCAAACAGATCCAGTTTGAGCGCAAGCTGTTTCACACCCGGCTGCATTCGCTTTTGAATGAAACGTGGCGTACACTGCTTTGGGGTTTGGTCGGTGGCTTGGCGATTTCATTCGTGATGCTCTTTCTCGGGATTACCCTTGCGCGGGAAGTTATCGACTTGATCTGGCTGGTTACGCTCGTCATGATTTTGGCGCGAGTCCGCTTCCTGTGTTTGGCCTACTCGGCAGGTGTAATCGGCATAGCCCATGTTATTGCGGACAGGATACCTTATACCTCCAACCTTCCCGGCTTAAGCTGGCTTCTGAAGCAAATTGCAAATGCAGATATACCGTCATTGCTTATGATTGTTGCTATTCTTCACCTATTGGAAGGCATATTGATAGGCTGGCAGGGAGCGAGAATGGCAACTCCGCTGTTCCTGGAGGGGAAGCGAGGCAAAATTATCGGCGGCTTTCAGCTGCAGAATTTCTGGCCGGTTCCTATGTTTGTGCTGGTGCCGCTTCAAGGAGCAAGTACGGGGGCGATCCCGTGGGGTACGCTGCTTGGCGCGGATTTCACTTCAGGCTGGAGTCTGCTTGCTTTTCCAGCGATGATTGGCTTCATGGAGCTGACGACCTCCAAACTGCCCGATGATCAAGCACGCTCAAGCTCAAGGCGTTTAATCCTGTATGGGGTCCTTATGCTGGTGTTAGCCGCTGCTGCTCATTATTGGTCTCCGCTGATTCTGGTTGCAGCCCTTCTTAGTATTGCGCTTCATGAAGCGTTGATTTGGTACAGCCGCTGGTATGAATCGAAGCAAAAACCGCTATACGTCCATTCCCTGCGCGGCCTTACTGTACTGTCAGTCATTCCTGGAAGTCCTGCCGCCGAGATAGGGATACATACCGGAGAGATCCTTCATAAAGTGAATGGACTAAAAATCAAGAATAGGGCCGATCTTCATGCAGCCATGCAGCTGAATGCTGCTTTCTGCAAGCTGGAGGTCGTGAATTTACAGGGTGAAATCAAGTTTCTGCAGCGCGCCCTTTACTCAGGCGAGCATCACCAGCTGGGGATTATTCTTGCTCCGGATCAAGAGGCGATGTACGTTATGGAAGGCAAACCGGTGCATTTATTGACTTACCTGCGTAATAAGCTGGGCGGCTTCCGCTCTAATGAATCGGGCAAGCCGATGTAG
- a CDS encoding flagellar motor protein MotB, which translates to MARKKKHEEHINHERWLITYADLITLLLVFFIIMYAMSKIDTEKYTILAQSLNLQFTKGDSIIPKGNGISGQITPTNGDGKTEGHGTSNQDLSNLNNVSIDKEKQDKDKKEKELQDLLQKINTYIVEQNLQTQLSAVNTDRGIAITLNDLFLFDLGKADLKPASFPILQKLATLFPTLNSTISIEGHTDNLPLNTGSPLIDNWGLSGARSLSVLRYFKNKAGLDDRKFISTGYGDTKPKVTNDTAENRAKNRRVEIIVLRNDPIVTPAKDPVPQK; encoded by the coding sequence ATGGCGCGGAAAAAGAAGCATGAAGAACACATCAACCACGAGCGCTGGTTGATTACCTATGCCGACTTGATTACTTTGCTCCTCGTTTTTTTCATTATCATGTATGCCATGAGTAAAATTGACACTGAGAAATACACCATTTTAGCCCAATCTTTAAATTTGCAATTTACCAAAGGTGACTCCATCATTCCCAAGGGCAATGGCATTAGCGGACAGATCACCCCCACCAATGGTGATGGCAAGACGGAAGGACATGGCACCAGCAATCAAGATCTGAGCAATTTAAACAATGTCAGTATAGACAAGGAAAAGCAAGACAAGGACAAGAAAGAGAAGGAACTCCAGGACCTTTTGCAAAAAATCAATACTTATATCGTGGAACAAAATTTGCAAACTCAATTGTCGGCTGTCAATACGGACAGAGGCATAGCCATTACCTTGAACGATTTGTTCCTGTTCGATTTAGGTAAAGCGGATCTTAAACCGGCGTCCTTCCCGATTTTACAAAAGCTGGCTACCCTGTTCCCAACGCTGAATTCTACGATCAGCATCGAAGGGCACACAGATAACCTTCCGCTGAATACGGGGTCTCCCTTAATAGACAACTGGGGCTTATCCGGCGCCCGTTCCTTGTCGGTACTGCGTTATTTTAAAAATAAAGCCGGGCTGGATGATCGAAAATTCATCTCAACCGGATATGGTGATACCAAACCGAAGGTTACAAACGACACCGCAGAAAATCGCGCCAAAAACCGCAGAGTGGAAATTATCGTGCTGCGTAATGATCCAATTGTCACTCCAGCAAAAGACCCTGTCCCTCAGAAATAG
- a CDS encoding flagellar motor protein — protein MDLTTILGLVLGLAGLIGGYMMDGGHLNSLLVPSAMVIVFGGTFGAVAISFPMSTLAKIPRALGIAFKQTKRDPGSTIDEVVDMASIARREGVLALERRAQEHSNPFLKDGLMMVVDGTDPDLTRQILELEMDAIEHEVEGMAKIFEAAGGYAPTMGIIGTVMGLIHVLGNLDNPSTLGPAIAVAFTATLYGVMSANVIYLPLANKMKIRGKEQVAEMELMLEGILALQAGENPQLIKKKLASFIHDKKAKGEAGFDNGAEKEA, from the coding sequence GTGGATTTGACAACAATTTTGGGATTGGTTTTGGGATTAGCGGGCTTGATTGGCGGCTATATGATGGATGGCGGCCATCTGAACTCATTGCTCGTTCCCAGCGCCATGGTCATTGTATTCGGCGGAACGTTCGGAGCTGTAGCCATCAGCTTTCCAATGTCAACCTTGGCCAAAATCCCCAGAGCTCTCGGTATTGCCTTCAAGCAAACCAAGCGTGATCCCGGCTCAACAATCGATGAAGTCGTCGATATGGCTTCCATTGCCAGAAGAGAAGGCGTTTTGGCCTTGGAGCGGCGCGCTCAAGAGCATTCGAATCCGTTTCTTAAAGACGGTTTAATGATGGTGGTAGACGGTACAGATCCGGATTTGACGCGTCAGATTCTCGAGCTGGAAATGGATGCTATCGAGCATGAAGTGGAAGGCATGGCCAAGATATTTGAAGCCGCCGGCGGCTATGCCCCTACGATGGGGATCATCGGAACGGTTATGGGGCTGATTCACGTATTGGGCAATTTAGACAATCCAAGCACTCTTGGACCTGCCATCGCAGTTGCTTTTACAGCTACCCTATATGGTGTCATGAGTGCGAACGTGATCTATCTTCCACTTGCCAATAAGATGAAAATTCGCGGAAAAGAGCAGGTTGCCGAGATGGAGCTGATGCTTGAAGGAATTCTCGCTTTGCAGGCCGGTGAAAATCCTCAGCTGATCAAGAAAAAGCTGGCCTCCTTCATCCATGACAAGAAAGCCAAAGGAGAGGCAGGATTCGATAATGGCGCGGAAAAAGAAGCATGA
- the uvrB gene encoding excinuclease ABC subunit UvrB — MRDLEVSHKKFELVSDFSPQGDQPRAIEEILRSIKAGNKHQTLLGATGTGKTFTAAQVIAQLNRPTLVVAHNKTLAAQLCSEFKEFFPNNAVEYFVSYYDYFQPEAYIASSDTFIEKDSSINEEIDKLRHSATSALFERRDVIIVASVSCIYGLGSPMEYGSLLMSLRVGMEKSRNEILHRLVDIQYQRNDMNFVRGTFRVRGDVIEIFPASHSEQAVRVELFGDEIERITEINVLTGEIIGERDHIAIFPASHFVMHEDSMKRAIVNIERELEERLAEMQGQGKLLEAQRLEQRTRYDLEMMQEMGFCSGIENYSGPLTFRERGATPYTLLDYFPEDMLFIIDESHQTLPQIRAMYNGDRARKEVLVEHGFRLPSALDNRPLRFEEFEKKITQMLFVSATPGPYEKEHCPKMIEQIIRPTGLLDPIIEVRPTKGQIDDLIHEIHERINRDERVLVTTLTKKMSEDLTDYLKEIGIKVRYLHSDIKTFERMQILRDLRLGTFHVLVGINLLREGLDLPEVSLVAILDADKEGFLRSESSLIQTVGRAARNSEGRVIMYGDKITNSMSNAIFETTRRRATQEAYNTQHGITPLTIAKKIRDVIEATKVAEQKADYLSDIKGSKLSKKDRTSLIERLENEMKQAAKNLQFERAAELRDAVMELKAEA; from the coding sequence ATGAGAGATCTTGAAGTGAGTCACAAAAAATTTGAGCTCGTATCGGATTTTTCCCCACAAGGGGATCAGCCTCGAGCGATTGAAGAGATTCTGCGGAGCATTAAGGCCGGCAACAAGCACCAGACGCTGCTCGGCGCGACAGGAACCGGGAAAACCTTTACGGCTGCTCAGGTTATCGCACAATTGAACAGGCCGACCTTGGTCGTCGCGCACAACAAAACACTCGCCGCCCAATTGTGCAGCGAGTTTAAAGAGTTTTTCCCGAACAATGCGGTAGAATATTTCGTCAGCTATTACGACTATTTTCAACCTGAAGCCTACATAGCTTCATCGGATACTTTTATTGAAAAGGACTCGAGCATCAATGAAGAAATCGACAAGCTTCGCCACTCTGCGACAAGCGCTTTGTTCGAACGGCGCGACGTCATTATTGTAGCCAGTGTGTCATGTATATACGGTTTGGGTTCGCCGATGGAATACGGTTCATTGCTGATGTCCCTTCGGGTGGGAATGGAAAAATCACGCAATGAGATTCTGCACCGGCTTGTGGATATTCAGTACCAGCGTAATGATATGAACTTCGTGCGGGGCACCTTCAGGGTGCGCGGAGATGTGATTGAAATTTTCCCCGCCTCTCATAGCGAGCAAGCGGTTCGTGTTGAACTGTTCGGTGACGAGATAGAGCGCATCACGGAAATTAACGTGCTTACGGGTGAGATTATTGGAGAACGCGACCATATTGCCATATTCCCGGCCTCTCACTTCGTAATGCACGAGGACTCCATGAAGCGGGCGATTGTCAATATCGAACGTGAGCTGGAAGAGCGTTTGGCGGAGATGCAGGGCCAAGGCAAGCTTTTGGAAGCCCAGCGGTTGGAGCAGCGTACGCGGTACGATTTGGAAATGATGCAGGAGATGGGCTTTTGCTCCGGGATTGAGAATTATTCGGGGCCGTTAACCTTCCGTGAGCGGGGGGCTACCCCTTATACGCTGCTGGATTATTTCCCGGAGGATATGCTTTTTATCATTGACGAATCACACCAGACGCTTCCGCAGATTCGTGCTATGTATAACGGCGATAGAGCCCGTAAGGAAGTGCTCGTGGAACACGGCTTCCGGCTGCCTTCTGCACTCGACAACCGTCCGCTGAGATTCGAGGAATTCGAAAAGAAAATTACCCAGATGCTCTTTGTGTCAGCGACACCGGGACCTTATGAAAAGGAGCACTGTCCGAAAATGATCGAACAAATCATCAGACCAACGGGTCTGCTGGATCCCATCATAGAAGTAAGGCCGACAAAAGGCCAGATTGATGATTTGATCCATGAGATCCATGAACGGATCAACCGGGATGAGCGTGTGCTGGTCACAACCTTGACCAAGAAAATGTCCGAGGATCTGACGGATTATTTGAAGGAAATCGGCATTAAGGTCCGCTATTTGCATTCGGATATCAAGACGTTTGAACGGATGCAGATTTTACGCGATTTGCGGCTGGGTACCTTTCATGTTTTGGTTGGAATCAATCTCTTGCGGGAAGGGCTCGATCTGCCTGAGGTTTCACTTGTGGCCATATTGGATGCGGATAAGGAAGGCTTCCTGCGTTCGGAGAGCTCTCTCATTCAAACGGTCGGGCGGGCTGCCAGAAACTCGGAAGGACGCGTCATTATGTATGGCGATAAAATCACCAATTCCATGAGTAATGCGATTTTTGAAACGACCAGGCGCCGGGCAACTCAGGAAGCATATAACACTCAGCACGGTATTACACCGCTTACCATTGCCAAGAAAATCCGCGATGTGATTGAAGCAACCAAGGTAGCCGAGCAAAAGGCAGACTACTTATCCGATATCAAAGGTTCGAAGCTGTCCAAGAAGGATCGCACTTCCTTGATTGAACGCCTCGAAAATGAGATGAAGCAAGCTGCGAAGAATCTGCAATTTGAAAGAGCGGCTGAACTGCGCGATGCGGTTATGGAATTAAAAGCGGAGGCATAA
- the uvrA gene encoding excinuclease ABC subunit UvrA yields MVRDNIVIKGARVHNLKNIDVTIPRDRFVVLTGLSGSGKSSLAFDTIYAEGQRRYVESLSAYARQFLGQMDKPDVDSIEGLSPAISIDQKTTSRNPRSTVGTVTEIYDYLRLLFARVGRPHCPTHGIEITAQTVEQMVDRIMEYPERTKLQILAPLISGRKGEHTKLLADIQKQGFVRVRVNGEIMDLSEKIELEKNKKHNIEVVVDRIVVKDDVHTRLADSLETALKLAEGRVLVDVMEQEELLFSQNLACPECGFSIEELAPRMFSFNSPFGACPECDGLGSQMIVDPEMLAPNKKLSIEQGAFEAWAGSTSNYYPQFLAAVCQHYGIPRDVPIFELTNEQMKIILYGTGGEKIRFRYQNDFGSTKEALVPFEGIIRNLERRYKETFSDGIREHIEAYMSSKPCPKCKGERLKPETLAVTINGRNIAHSTALSIGEAQLWFEGLKLTERETAIAHLILKEINARLGFLVNVGLDYLTLHRAAGTLSGGEAQRIRLATQIGSSLMGVLYILDEPSIGLHQRDNARLIKTLEHMRDLGNTLIVVEHDEDTMMAADYIIDIGPGAGIHGGQVIAQGTPQELMDDDNSLTGQYLSGKRFIAIPPKRRKPNGKWLEVKGAKENNLKGVSAKVPLGVFTCVTGVSGSGKSTLINEILYKTLAKELNGAKVRPGDHKEITGLEHVDKVIDIDQSPIGRTPRSNPATYTGVFDDIRDLFSATTEAKIRGYKKGRFSFNVKGGRCEACRGDGIIKIEMHFLPDVYVPCEICKGKRYNRETLEVKYKGKNISDVLGLTIEDACDFFVNIPRIHRKMQTLLDVGLGYMNLGQPATTLSGGEAQRVKLAAELYRRSTGKTIYILDEPTTGLHIDDIDRLLKVLHRLVDSGETVLVIEHNLDVIKTADYLIDLGPDGGSRGGEIIAVGAPEDVVKVKGSYTGQYLKPVLERDRKRSEDYAKRAKVMEESVG; encoded by the coding sequence GTGGTCAGAGATAACATCGTCATTAAAGGAGCGAGAGTTCATAATTTGAAAAATATTGACGTTACCATCCCCCGGGATCGTTTCGTTGTGCTGACCGGTCTAAGCGGATCGGGCAAATCATCGCTCGCTTTTGATACCATATACGCGGAAGGGCAGCGCAGGTATGTGGAGTCTTTATCGGCGTATGCGCGGCAGTTTCTCGGCCAGATGGATAAACCGGATGTGGATTCCATTGAAGGACTGTCTCCTGCGATTTCTATTGATCAGAAAACAACAAGCCGCAATCCTCGTTCCACAGTCGGAACCGTTACGGAAATTTATGATTACCTTCGGCTTCTATTTGCCCGAGTAGGCCGCCCTCATTGCCCTACACACGGCATTGAGATCACTGCCCAGACCGTTGAGCAAATGGTCGACCGCATCATGGAATATCCCGAGCGCACGAAGCTGCAAATCCTGGCTCCGCTGATTTCAGGCCGTAAAGGGGAGCACACCAAGCTCCTAGCCGATATCCAGAAGCAAGGGTTTGTCAGGGTGCGTGTCAATGGGGAAATCATGGACCTTTCCGAGAAAATCGAGCTGGAAAAAAATAAAAAGCACAACATCGAGGTTGTGGTTGACCGGATTGTTGTCAAAGACGATGTTCACACCCGGCTTGCCGATTCCTTGGAAACTGCTCTGAAGCTTGCCGAAGGAAGAGTCCTCGTCGATGTCATGGAGCAGGAAGAGCTGCTCTTCAGCCAAAATCTGGCATGTCCGGAATGCGGATTTAGCATCGAGGAGCTGGCTCCACGGATGTTCTCCTTCAATAGCCCTTTCGGGGCTTGTCCGGAATGTGACGGGCTTGGCAGCCAGATGATCGTGGACCCTGAAATGCTCGCTCCGAATAAGAAGCTTTCCATCGAACAAGGCGCATTTGAGGCGTGGGCCGGAAGCACCTCCAATTACTACCCTCAATTTTTGGCTGCAGTTTGCCAGCATTACGGTATCCCGCGTGATGTTCCGATATTCGAACTTACGAATGAACAGATGAAGATCATTCTCTATGGGACAGGCGGAGAGAAGATTCGCTTTCGCTATCAGAACGATTTTGGCTCGACCAAAGAGGCTTTGGTCCCTTTTGAAGGGATCATTCGCAATCTGGAGCGCCGCTATAAAGAAACATTCTCCGACGGCATACGCGAGCATATCGAAGCCTATATGAGCTCCAAGCCTTGTCCGAAATGCAAAGGGGAACGGCTTAAGCCGGAGACACTGGCCGTCACAATCAATGGCAGAAATATCGCCCATTCTACAGCTTTGTCCATTGGCGAAGCCCAGTTGTGGTTTGAAGGACTTAAGCTTACAGAGCGGGAGACGGCCATTGCCCACTTGATTCTCAAGGAAATTAATGCAAGGCTCGGCTTTTTGGTCAACGTTGGACTGGACTATCTAACCCTGCATCGGGCGGCCGGAACTCTATCCGGTGGCGAAGCGCAGCGGATTCGTCTTGCCACACAGATCGGGTCAAGCTTGATGGGCGTGCTCTACATATTGGATGAGCCCAGCATCGGACTCCATCAACGGGATAACGCCCGCCTGATCAAGACACTCGAGCATATGCGTGATCTGGGCAACACGCTAATCGTTGTGGAACATGACGAAGATACGATGATGGCGGCGGATTATATCATTGATATTGGCCCGGGAGCTGGGATTCACGGAGGCCAAGTGATTGCCCAAGGAACGCCGCAGGAGCTCATGGATGATGATAACTCGTTGACAGGCCAATATCTGAGCGGCAAGAGATTCATTGCGATCCCTCCAAAGCGCCGTAAGCCGAATGGCAAATGGCTGGAGGTCAAGGGCGCCAAGGAGAATAATCTGAAAGGCGTGTCGGCCAAGGTGCCGCTCGGCGTATTCACCTGCGTAACCGGAGTTTCCGGTTCCGGAAAGAGTACCTTGATCAACGAGATCCTCTATAAGACATTGGCCAAAGAGCTCAATGGCGCGAAGGTGCGACCCGGGGATCACAAAGAAATAACGGGCTTGGAGCATGTCGATAAAGTGATTGATATCGATCAGTCTCCGATTGGCCGAACACCTCGTTCCAATCCGGCGACCTATACCGGCGTGTTCGATGATATCCGCGATTTATTCTCGGCGACCACCGAGGCCAAAATTCGCGGCTATAAGAAAGGACGCTTCAGCTTCAATGTGAAGGGCGGACGCTGCGAAGCCTGCAGGGGCGACGGGATCATCAAGATTGAAATGCACTTCCTGCCGGATGTCTATGTGCCTTGCGAGATCTGCAAGGGCAAGAGATACAACCGTGAAACACTGGAAGTGAAATATAAAGGCAAAAATATTTCCGATGTGCTGGGATTGACCATCGAGGATGCTTGCGATTTCTTTGTGAACATTCCGCGCATTCACCGCAAAATGCAAACCTTGCTTGATGTCGGGCTGGGCTACATGAATCTCGGCCAGCCTGCAACTACGCTCTCCGGCGGAGAAGCGCAACGCGTGAAGCTCGCGGCGGAGCTGTACCGCCGCAGTACAGGCAAGACGATCTACATCCTCGATGAGCCTACGACAGGGCTCCACATCGATGATATCGATCGTCTGCTGAAGGTGCTTCACCGCTTGGTCGACAGCGGTGAAACCGTGCTGGTCATCGAGCACAACCTCGATGTCATCAAGACCGCCGACTACCTCATCGATCTGGGACCGGATGGAGGAAGCCGCGGCGGCGAAATCATCGCCGTCGGCGCACCGGAGGACGTTGTGAAGGTCAAGGGCTCATACACAGGCCAGTACCTGAAGCCTGTGCTCGAACGGGACCGCAAACGGTCGGAGGACTATGCGAAGCGTGCTAAGGTGATGGAAGAATCGGTAGGGTAA